In a single window of the Campylobacter hyointestinalis subsp. lawsonii genome:
- a CDS encoding DedA family protein, with translation MEETLKNIIFDYKEWSYVVIFLWCIAEGEIALILAGILAHEGHVNLVMIVFVAGIGGFVGDQIYFYIGRYNKKYIQKKLVTQRRKFAVAHLLLKKYGWPIIFIQRYMYGFRTIIPMSIGITRYSAKKFAFINLISAWIWAGITIILAWYFGQTIWNAIHWAEKHWYLAVPIVALFLISLLYGFKRLEIHILNERKKRHHEISNN, from the coding sequence ATGGAAGAAACGTTAAAAAATATTATATTTGATTACAAAGAGTGGTCATATGTCGTCATTTTTCTTTGGTGTATCGCTGAGGGTGAGATCGCTCTTATACTTGCTGGTATCTTAGCTCACGAAGGTCACGTAAATTTAGTTATGATAGTTTTTGTAGCTGGAATAGGCGGATTTGTCGGAGATCAAATTTATTTTTATATAGGTAGATATAACAAAAAATATATACAAAAAAAGCTCGTCACCCAAAGACGGAAATTTGCAGTTGCTCATCTGTTGCTCAAAAAATACGGTTGGCCTATCATCTTTATACAACGTTATATGTATGGATTTCGTACGATCATACCTATGAGTATAGGCATAACAAGATATAGCGCAAAGAAATTTGCATTTATAAATTTAATTAGTGCATGGATATGGGCAGGGATCACCATTATACTTGCTTGGTATTTTGGACAAACCATCTGGAATGCAATCCACTGGGCTGAAAAACACTGGTACCTTGCTGTGCCTATAGTGGCTTTGTTCTTGATAAGCTTGCTATATGGCTTTAAAAGATTAGAAATTCATATATTAAATGAGAGGAAAAAAAGACATCATGAAATTTCGAATAATTGA
- the apt gene encoding adenine phosphoribosyltransferase, with the protein MKKLSVADKDYLLSTIRDVKDFPKPGILFKDITTLLNDKKAFKFLMDHLEDRYKDKNLDFIVGIESRGFILGAALASKLDLPFVPVRKPHKLPYITISQKYSLEYGVDEIEMHVDAFRGLKNPRVLLVDDLIATGGTAIAACDLIANVGANLVEACFLIDLLELGGSKNLKTRYPIYSVLEV; encoded by the coding sequence ATGAAAAAACTATCAGTTGCGGATAAAGACTATCTTTTAAGTACAATAAGGGATGTGAAAGATTTTCCAAAGCCGGGAATTTTATTTAAAGATATCACTACGCTTTTGAATGATAAAAAGGCTTTTAAATTTTTAATGGATCACTTAGAAGATAGATATAAAGATAAAAATTTAGATTTTATAGTAGGCATAGAAAGTAGGGGATTTATACTTGGGGCGGCACTTGCATCTAAGCTTGATCTTCCTTTTGTTCCTGTTAGAAAACCACATAAACTTCCATATATAACAATATCTCAAAAATACTCTTTAGAATACGGAGTAGATGAGATAGAGATGCACGTAGATGCATTTAGGGGTCTAAAAAATCCTAGGGTTTTGTTAGTAGATGATCTAATAGCTACAGGCGGAACTGCTATAGCGGCTTGTGATCTTATAGCAAATGTCGGTGCTAATCTTGTAGAGGCGTGTTTTTTGATAGATCTTTTAGAACTTGGCGGAAGTAAAAATTTAAAAACTAGATATCCGATATATAGTGTCTTAGAGGTTTGA
- a CDS encoding membrane protein produces MLADWIFYTILICLCLYLTVMVFYYKTLLKKELSMRDFMKNNLDDTEVVIRKLQVQLQRSLGNIDILTDELNKIKADVTSLRTRNSQYRIENDKLRQRIKELEGKIEALL; encoded by the coding sequence ATGTTAGCTGATTGGATTTTTTATACTATTTTGATATGTCTTTGTTTGTATCTTACTGTTATGGTTTTTTACTATAAAACACTTCTTAAAAAAGAGCTTTCTATGAGAGATTTTATGAAAAATAATCTCGATGATACAGAAGTCGTTATCAGAAAGCTTCAAGTGCAGTTACAGCGAAGTCTTGGCAATATAGATATCTTAACAGATGAGCTAAACAAGATCAAAGCAGACGTGACAAGTCTAAGAACTAGAAACTCACAATACCGCATAGAAAACGACAAACTTCGTCAAAGAATCAAGGAACTAGAAGGCAAGATAGAAGCTTTATTATAA
- the rpiB gene encoding ribose 5-phosphate isomerase B — MEVGKVFIASDHAGFKAKEFSKECLKKLGFEVVDLGTNSKDMSVDYPDFANIMAENLNTKEPDFGILVCGTGLGMSMAANRHKNIRCALCHDVSTARLSREHNDANVLCFGARVVGNTVIEDMINTFFSTEFAGGRHQKRVDKLGFCLC; from the coding sequence ATGGAAGTAGGGAAAGTTTTTATAGCAAGTGATCACGCAGGATTTAAAGCTAAGGAATTTAGCAAAGAGTGTCTAAAAAAACTAGGTTTTGAAGTAGTAGATCTAGGCACAAACTCAAAAGATATGAGCGTTGATTATCCTGATTTTGCAAATATAATGGCTGAGAATTTAAACACTAAAGAGCCTGATTTTGGTATCTTGGTTTGCGGAACAGGACTTGGTATGTCTATGGCGGCAAATCGTCATAAAAATATCAGATGCGCACTTTGTCACGACGTAAGCACTGCAAGACTTTCACGTGAGCATAATGATGCAAACGTACTTTGTTTTGGCGCTAGAGTTGTTGGAAATACTGTTATCGAAGATATGATAAATACGTTTTTTTCCACTGAGTTTGCCGGTGGCAGACATCAAAAAAGGGTGGATAAGTTAGGATTTTGTTTATGTTAG
- the lepB gene encoding signal peptidase I, translating to MKKVFSRLYDFSSSWTGTIVIVLLFIFFVAQAFVIPSGSMKNTLLIGDHLFVKKFAYGIPTPHIPWLEIPVWFDSDGDGHLINGDKPKRGDIVVFRYPSDPKIYYVKRNFALGGDEIVFAPKTMYLRPYEGDDFIDKNYPKEDIVSFGGKKFVKEPYKFKGIHYEDKGEKDNFVGQSADTFTIALYYLNQNKFAMQPAQVEELPSINGLPFNAFYFKVPQNEYFMVGDNRENSNDSRFWGSVSYKYIVGTPWFVYFSWDKDYKVRWERIGRLVNTIENDETLIYEQP from the coding sequence ATGAAAAAAGTTTTTTCTAGGCTTTATGACTTTTCAAGCAGCTGGACTGGAACTATTGTTATAGTGCTTCTATTTATATTTTTTGTAGCTCAAGCCTTTGTGATCCCAAGTGGGTCTATGAAAAATACGCTTCTTATCGGCGATCATCTTTTTGTCAAAAAATTTGCTTATGGAATTCCTACGCCTCATATCCCATGGCTTGAGATTCCAGTATGGTTTGATAGTGATGGCGATGGTCATCTTATAAACGGTGATAAACCAAAACGCGGTGATATCGTCGTATTTAGATATCCATCAGATCCGAAAATTTACTATGTAAAAAGAAATTTTGCTCTTGGTGGCGATGAAATCGTATTTGCTCCAAAAACTATGTATTTAAGACCATATGAAGGCGATGATTTTATAGATAAAAATTATCCAAAAGAAGATATAGTAAGTTTTGGTGGTAAAAAGTTCGTCAAAGAGCCATATAAATTTAAAGGTATTCATTATGAAGATAAAGGTGAAAAAGACAACTTTGTAGGGCAAAGCGCAGATACATTTACTATAGCTCTTTACTATCTAAATCAAAATAAATTTGCTATGCAACCAGCTCAAGTAGAAGAGTTGCCATCTATAAATGGTTTGCCGTTTAACGCATTTTATTTTAAAGTGCCACAAAATGAGTATTTTATGGTTGGGGATAATAGAGAAAACAGCAACGATAGCAGATTTTGGGGCAGCGTATCTTATAAATACATAGTAGGAACGCCTTGGTTTGTATATTTTAGCTGGGATAAAGACTATAAGGTGCGTTGGGAGCGTATAGGAAGACTTGTAAATACCATAGAAAACGATGAAACTTTGATATATGAACAGCCTTGA
- the folD gene encoding bifunctional methylenetetrahydrofolate dehydrogenase/methenyltetrahydrofolate cyclohydrolase FolD gives MQIIDGKSVSAKVKENIKNEVLNLKKSGITPTLAVILVGEDKASQTYVASKEKACLACEIGSVMHRLSKETTQSELLALIEVLNLDDSIDGILVQLPLPSHIDTNKVLEAIDPAKDVDGFHAVNVGKLSSGLDGFVPCTPLGIMELLKEYNVNLQGISAVVIGRSNIVGKPMANLLLNAGATITVAHSKTENLAEVVKRAKLIVVAVGRPNFLKENMVSDGAIVIDVGINRLDNGKLVGDVDFDNVAPKCSLITPVPGGVGPMTIAMLLSNTLKSAKQRKLSK, from the coding sequence TTGCAGATAATAGACGGCAAAAGCGTAAGTGCAAAAGTAAAAGAAAATATCAAAAATGAGGTTTTAAATTTAAAAAAATCAGGCATAACTCCGACGTTAGCCGTTATCTTAGTCGGCGAAGATAAAGCTAGTCAGACATATGTTGCTAGCAAAGAAAAAGCATGCCTTGCTTGTGAGATAGGCTCAGTGATGCATAGACTAAGCAAAGAAACCACGCAAAGTGAGCTTTTAGCTCTCATTGAGGTTTTAAATTTAGATGATAGTATAGATGGCATTTTAGTTCAGCTTCCACTCCCAAGCCATATAGATACAAACAAAGTCTTAGAGGCTATCGATCCTGCTAAAGACGTCGATGGATTTCACGCCGTAAATGTCGGAAAGCTCTCAAGCGGACTTGATGGATTTGTGCCTTGTACTCCGCTTGGTATTATGGAGCTCTTAAAAGAATATAACGTAAATTTACAAGGTATCTCAGCAGTCGTTATCGGCAGAAGTAATATAGTCGGAAAACCTATGGCAAATTTACTTTTAAATGCTGGAGCTACGATAACCGTGGCTCACTCTAAGACAGAGAATTTAGCTGAAGTGGTAAAACGTGCTAAACTCATAGTAGTCGCAGTAGGAAGACCAAATTTCTTAAAAGAAAATATGGTAAGTGACGGCGCTATAGTTATCGATGTAGGCATAAATCGCTTAGATAATGGAAAGCTAGTAGGCGACGTGGATTTTGATAATGTTGCTCCAAAATGCTCTCTTATCACTCCTGTTCCTGGTGGCGTGGGACCTATGACTATCGCTATGCTTTTAAGCAATACCTTAAAATCAGCCAAACAAAGAAAGCTTAGCAAATGA
- a CDS encoding c-type cytochrome encodes MKFLYIFLITSTFLLAEDFITKLEYAKMLYQNPRGIGCNKCHGEKAEGTLISKYKSYDKKNKKYVENELRAPRINNLEFSKFRSALKESRGIMPSYFLTDLEIQNLYEYVKTFNKDK; translated from the coding sequence ATGAAATTTCTATATATTTTTTTAATAACTTCTACTTTTTTATTAGCAGAAGATTTTATCACAAAGCTCGAGTACGCCAAGATGTTATACCAAAATCCACGCGGGATTGGTTGTAATAAATGTCATGGTGAAAAGGCTGAGGGCACTCTAATATCAAAATACAAAAGCTATGATAAAAAAAATAAAAAATATGTAGAAAATGAGTTAAGAGCGCCACGCATAAACAATCTTGAATTTAGTAAATTTAGATCAGCGCTAAAAGAATCACGCGGTATTATGCCGAGCTATTTTTTAACAGACTTAGAAATTCAAAATCTGTATGAATACGTAAAAACATTTAACAAGGATAAATAA
- the hemL gene encoding glutamate-1-semialdehyde 2,1-aminomutase, which translates to MTNKQAFLEAKKYIPGGVDSPVRAFGSVGEDPLIIDRGKDEFLYDIEGKQYIDYVLSWGPLIFGHCEKDIENAVINTAKKGLSFGAPCLLETELAKLVLSKFEWLDKIRFVSSGTEATMSAIRLGRGFSGKDGIVKFEGCYHGHSDSLLVKAGSGATTFGYSSSLGVPEDIVKNTHLATYNDLESVEKCFKNADIGVIIVEPIAGNMGLVPGNLEFLEGLRKICDKFGAVLIFDEVMSGFRASETGSYEFNKIKADIITFGKVIGGGMPCAAYAGKKEIMDLISPLGGVYQAGTLSGNPVAMAAGLASINKIYATPNLYDELGKKSKFIIDALQSSANEVGIPLQTDMRGSMWGYFFNENPVINYADALKSDTKMFAKFHAQMLKRGIYLAPSQFETSFVCTKLSKDSLDKTADAIRESFKAL; encoded by the coding sequence ATGACAAACAAACAAGCTTTTTTAGAAGCCAAAAAATACATACCAGGAGGCGTTGATTCGCCTGTGCGTGCATTTGGTAGTGTTGGAGAAGACCCACTTATCATAGATCGCGGTAAAGATGAGTTTTTGTATGATATAGAAGGAAAGCAATATATAGATTACGTGCTTAGCTGGGGGCCACTCATATTTGGACATTGTGAGAAAGATATAGAGAACGCGGTTATAAATACGGCAAAAAAAGGCTTAAGTTTTGGTGCGCCTTGTCTTCTTGAAACTGAGCTTGCAAAGCTAGTTTTAAGTAAATTTGAGTGGCTAGATAAAATTCGTTTCGTAAGTAGCGGAACTGAAGCTACTATGAGTGCTATTCGTTTAGGGCGTGGATTTAGCGGTAAAGACGGGATAGTTAAATTTGAGGGTTGCTACCACGGACACAGCGATAGCTTGCTTGTAAAAGCAGGAAGCGGAGCTACTACTTTTGGATACTCTTCAAGCCTTGGAGTGCCAGAAGATATAGTCAAAAATACTCACCTTGCTACCTACAACGATCTTGAAAGTGTAGAAAAATGCTTTAAAAATGCAGATATCGGCGTGATCATCGTCGAGCCTATCGCCGGAAATATGGGACTTGTGCCAGGAAATTTGGAGTTTTTAGAAGGTCTTAGAAAAATTTGCGATAAATTCGGCGCCGTACTTATCTTTGACGAAGTTATGAGCGGATTTAGAGCAAGTGAAACTGGAAGCTATGAATTTAATAAAATAAAAGCCGATATAATAACTTTTGGTAAGGTTATAGGTGGCGGAATGCCTTGCGCTGCTTATGCAGGAAAAAAAGAGATAATGGATCTCATCAGTCCTCTTGGTGGAGTTTATCAAGCAGGAACTCTTAGCGGAAATCCAGTTGCAATGGCAGCAGGTCTTGCTTCTATAAATAAAATTTATGCTACACCAAATTTATACGATGAACTTGGTAAAAAAAGTAAATTTATAATAGATGCGTTACAAAGCAGTGCAAATGAAGTAGGAATTCCTCTTCAAACAGATATGAGAGGCTCTATGTGGGGGTATTTTTTTAACGAAAATCCAGTAATTAACTACGCTGACGCATTAAAATCGGACACGAAAATGTTCGCTAAATTTCACGCCCAGATGCTTAAACGCGGTATCTATTTAGCCCCTAGTCAGTTTGAGACCAGTTTTGTCTGCACAAAGCTATCTAAAGATAGCCTAGATAAAACAGCAGACGCCATAAGAGAGAGTTTTAAAGCGCTATGA
- a CDS encoding AtpZ/AtpI family protein: MNEQKNERSKKINSTIKAADNLSLGISIVVAVLMGFGIGYLLKSWTKSNALLGLGIFIGVAAAINNVYKAYKSQVKSYEEFKKDSLNSQSNLKADDDEI, translated from the coding sequence ATGAACGAACAAAAAAACGAAAGAAGTAAGAAGATAAACTCAACCATAAAAGCAGCAGACAACCTAAGCCTTGGCATTTCTATAGTTGTAGCTGTGCTTATGGGCTTTGGTATCGGATATCTGCTTAAAAGCTGGACTAAAAGCAATGCTCTTCTTGGGCTAGGTATCTTCATAGGAGTAGCAGCAGCTATAAATAACGTCTATAAAGCCTATAAATCTCAAGTAAAAAGCTATGAAGAGTTCAAAAAAGACTCTTTAAATTCTCAATCAAATTTAAAAGCGGACGATGATGAAATTTAA